In Pyrus communis chromosome 8, drPyrComm1.1, whole genome shotgun sequence, one genomic interval encodes:
- the LOC137741595 gene encoding mitogen-activated protein kinase 3-like, whose translation MADLTPPNGDFPAVPSHGGQYIQYNIFGNLFEITNKYRPPIMPIGRGAYGIVCSVLNSETKEMVAIKKIANAFDNHMDAKRTLREIKLLRHLDHENVIAIRDVIPPPLRREFSDVYIATELMDTDLHQIIRSNQGLSEEHCQYFMYQILRGLKYIHSANVIHRDLKPSNLLLNANCDLKICDFGLARPTAENELLTEYVVTRWYRAPELLLNSSDYTAAIDVWSVGCIFMELMNRKPLFPGKDHVHQMRLLTELLGTPTESDLGSVRNEDARRYIRQLAPHPRQPLERLFPHVNPMAIDLVDKMLTFDPTKRITVEQALAHPYLERLHDVADEPICTEPFSFDFEQQPLGEEQMKDMIYREAIALNPEYA comes from the exons ATGGCCGACCTCACTCCACCTAACGGCGATTTCCCGGCGGTGCCGTCCCACGGCGGCCAGTACATCCAGTACAACATCTTCGGCAACCTCTTCGAGATCACCAACAAATACCGCCCTCCGATCATGCCGATCGGCCGCGGCGCCTACGGCATCGTGTG CTCGGTTTTGAATTCGGAGACGAAGGAGATGGTGGCGATCAAGAAAATCGCCAACGCTTTCGACAATCACATGGACGCCAAGCGCACGCTCCGCGAGATTAAGCTGCTTCGCCATTTGGATCACGAAAAT GTAATAGCTATCCGGGATGTGATTCCTCCACCTCTAAGGAGAGAATTTTCGGATGTGTACATTGCCACGGAACTCATGGATACCGACCTGCATCAAATTATTCGCTCGAATCAGGGTTTATCGGAGGAGCATTGTCAG TACTTCATGTATCAGATTCTTCGAGGGCTGAAATATATACACTCGGCGAATGTTATTCACAGAGACTTGAAGCCTAGCAACCTCTTGTTGAATGCTAATTGCGATCTTAAGATATGTGATTTTGGCCTCGCTCGTCCGACTGCAGAGAATGAGTTATTGACAGAGTATGTTGTGACGAGATGGTACAGGGCACCTGAGCTTCTGTTGAACTCTTCAGACTACACTGCCGCTATTGATGTGTGGTCTGTGGGTTGCATCTTTATGGAGCTTATGAATAGGAAACCTTTGTTTCCGGGCAAAGATCATGTGCATCAGATGCGCCTATTGACAGAG CTTCTTGGGACACCAACTGAGTCTGATCTGGGGTCCGTTCGGAATGAGGATGCTAGAAGATATATAAGGCAGCTCGCCCCGCATCCCCGTCAACCATTGGAGAGGCTTTTCCCACATGTTAATCCAATGGCCATTGATCTCGTTGACAAAATGTTGACGTTTGATCCTACTAAAAGGATAACTG TTGAACAAGCATTAGCTCATCCTTACCTGGAAAGACTACATGACGTAGCTGATGAACCAATCTGCACTGAGCCGTTCTCCTTTGATTTCGAGCAACAGCCCTTGGGAGAAGAGCAAATGAAAGATATGATTTACAGAGAGGCTATTGCACTCAATCCAGAGTATGCTTAA